One genomic region from Haloarcula sp. DT43 encodes:
- the hflX gene encoding GTPase HflX, whose product MTATHTTERAVIAKRVDSGTADTEEIRDLARAAGYEVVDEVTQTRTEDPAYHLGEGKVTRLSNAVAREGAAVVIFDNQLGPYQTYNIGNELPERVRVIDRFRLILEIFGQRARTRKAQLQVELAELRYELPRAEAKASLAKRDERPGFMGLGEYDESREEDIKKQISNIRDELDSIEETERHRREQRRESGFDLVALAGYTNAGKSTLLRRLADDLDVDENDDLHPDLDTTAESEDRLFTTLGTTTRRAAVGKREVLVTDTVGFIQDLPHWLVESFKSTLGSVYHADLVLLVVDVSESVEEIREKLVTSHDTLYERNEAPIVTVLNKTDTVDDEEVRRKKDALSSLAPNPVAVSAKQGLNIDDLAERIDRELPDYERERLVLPMTDDTMSLVSWIHDHASVETVDYGDQVVIEFEARPAIIEQSRAKAGDLVGASA is encoded by the coding sequence GTGACGGCGACACACACCACGGAACGGGCGGTCATCGCGAAGCGCGTCGACAGCGGCACCGCCGACACCGAAGAGATACGGGACCTCGCCCGGGCGGCCGGCTACGAGGTCGTCGACGAGGTGACACAGACCCGGACGGAGGACCCGGCGTACCACCTCGGCGAGGGGAAGGTGACGCGGTTGAGCAACGCCGTCGCCCGCGAAGGGGCCGCCGTCGTCATCTTCGACAACCAGCTCGGTCCGTACCAGACGTACAACATCGGGAACGAGCTCCCGGAACGGGTGCGTGTCATCGACCGCTTCCGGCTCATCCTCGAAATCTTCGGCCAGCGGGCCCGGACGCGGAAGGCACAGCTCCAGGTCGAACTCGCGGAGCTTCGCTACGAACTCCCGCGGGCCGAGGCCAAGGCGAGTCTGGCAAAGCGCGACGAGCGCCCGGGGTTCATGGGCCTGGGCGAGTACGACGAGTCCCGCGAGGAGGACATCAAAAAGCAGATTTCCAACATCCGGGACGAACTCGACTCCATCGAAGAGACCGAGCGACACCGGCGGGAGCAGCGCCGTGAGTCCGGGTTCGACCTCGTCGCGCTGGCCGGCTACACCAACGCCGGGAAGTCGACGCTCCTGCGCCGCCTCGCCGACGACCTTGACGTCGACGAGAACGACGACTTACACCCTGACCTGGACACGACTGCCGAGAGCGAGGACCGGCTGTTCACGACCCTTGGCACGACCACGCGGCGCGCGGCGGTCGGCAAGCGCGAGGTGCTGGTCACCGACACCGTCGGGTTCATCCAGGACCTCCCTCACTGGCTCGTCGAGTCGTTCAAGTCGACGCTAGGGTCGGTGTACCACGCCGACCTCGTCTTGCTCGTCGTCGACGTCTCCGAGTCCGTCGAGGAGATCCGCGAGAAACTGGTGACGAGTCACGACACGCTGTACGAGCGCAACGAGGCCCCCATCGTCACGGTGCTCAACAAGACTGACACGGTCGACGACGAGGAGGTCCGCCGCAAGAAAGACGCCCTCTCCTCGCTGGCTCCGAACCCCGTCGCCGTCAGCGCCAAGCAGGGGCTCAACATCGACGACCTCGCCGAGCGCATCGACCGCGAACTGCCGGACTACGAGCGCGAGCGGCTCGTCCTCCCGATGACCGACGACACGATGAGCCTCGTCTCGTGGATTCACGACCACGCCAGCGTCGAGACGGTCGACTACGGCGACCAGGTTGTCATCGAGTTCGAGGCGCGGCCGGCCATCATCGAGCAGTCCCGGGCGAAAGCCGGTGACCTCGTCGGCGCGTCGGCCTGA
- a CDS encoding ribosome assembly factor SBDS yields the protein MISLDEAVTARLESHGQRFEVLVDPDAALAIKRDDFDGELEDVIAAEDVFEDASRGDRPPENMLEEVFDTTDPMAIIPEVIKRGEIQITADQRREMQEQKHKQLIQRITRNAVNPQMDDAPHPPERIESALEETDFRVDPMEPVEAQVDDALDALRPVIPIRFDEVTVAVQVPADYAGSAQAQIRQFGDLEREEWQSDGSWVGVLTFPAGLQNDFYDVVNEHTSGEAETRIIKDEDDISTRG from the coding sequence ATGATATCGCTTGACGAGGCGGTGACGGCGCGCCTCGAATCCCACGGCCAGCGGTTCGAGGTACTGGTCGATCCGGACGCTGCGCTGGCGATAAAGCGCGACGACTTCGACGGCGAACTCGAAGACGTCATCGCGGCAGAGGACGTGTTCGAGGACGCTTCGCGCGGGGACCGGCCGCCCGAGAACATGCTCGAAGAGGTGTTCGACACCACGGACCCGATGGCTATCATCCCCGAGGTCATCAAGCGCGGGGAGATTCAGATTACGGCCGACCAGCGCCGCGAGATGCAGGAGCAAAAGCACAAACAACTCATCCAGCGCATCACGCGCAACGCGGTCAATCCCCAGATGGACGACGCGCCGCACCCGCCCGAACGCATCGAGTCGGCACTCGAGGAGACCGACTTCAGGGTCGACCCGATGGAGCCCGTCGAGGCGCAGGTCGACGACGCCCTCGACGCGCTCCGGCCGGTCATCCCCATCCGGTTCGACGAGGTCACCGTCGCGGTGCAGGTCCCCGCCGACTACGCCGGGAGCGCACAGGCACAGATACGGCAGTTCGGCGACCTCGAACGCGAGGAGTGGCAGTCCGACGGCTCCTGGGTCGGCGTGCTGACGTTCCCGGCTGGCCTGCAAAACGACTTCTACGACGTGGTGAACGAACACACCAGCGGCGAGGCGGAGACGCGCATCATCAAAGACGAGGACGACATCAGTACGCGGGGCTGA
- the katG gene encoding catalase/peroxidase HPI, with amino-acid sequence MAETPNTDTGATEDGYPKRPKSNQEWWPNRLNLEILDQNARDVGPMEDDFDYAEEFQSLDLDAVKSDLEELMTSSQDWWPADYGHYGPLFIRMAWHSAGTYRTADGRGGAAGGRQRFAPINSWPDNANLDKARRLLLPIKQKYGRKISWADLMILAGNVAIESMGFKTFGYAGGREDAFEEDKAVNWGPEDEMDTQERFDEPGEIQEGLGASVMGLIYVNPEGPDGNPDPEASAKNIRQTFDRMAMNDKETAALIAGGHTFGKVHGADDPDENLGPEPEAAPIEQQGLGWQNKNGNSKGGEMITSGIEGPWTQSPTEWDMGYINNLLEYEWEPEKGPGGAWQWAPKSEELKNSVPDAHDPDETQTPMMLTTDIALKRDPDYREIMETFQDNPMEFGMNFAKAWYKLTHRDMGPPERFLGPEVPDEEMLWQDPLPDADYDLVGDEAVAELKADILDSDLSVTQLVKTAWASASTYRDSDKRGGANGARVRLEPQKSWEVNEPEELETVLETLEDIQEAFNSAQTDDTRVSLADLIVLGGNAAVEQAAADAGYDIEIPFEPGRVDATPDQTDVESFEALKPKVDGFRNYIGDDVARPAEEVLVDNADLLNLTASEMTALVGGMRSLGATYQDTDLGVFTDEPGTLTNDFFVNLLDMGTEWEPASDGGRVYEGYDRDTGDRKWEATRIDLIFGSSDRLRAISEVYGSADAEEKLVHDFADAWSKVMRLDRFDLE; translated from the coding sequence ATGGCGGAAACACCGAATACCGATACGGGAGCTACCGAAGACGGATACCCGAAGCGACCGAAGTCCAACCAAGAATGGTGGCCGAACCGGCTGAACCTGGAGATTCTCGACCAGAACGCCCGGGACGTCGGGCCGATGGAGGACGACTTCGACTACGCGGAGGAGTTCCAGTCGCTCGACCTCGACGCGGTGAAGTCGGACCTCGAAGAGCTGATGACGTCCTCCCAGGACTGGTGGCCGGCCGACTACGGTCACTACGGCCCGCTGTTCATCCGGATGGCCTGGCACAGCGCCGGGACGTACCGGACCGCCGACGGCCGCGGCGGCGCGGCCGGCGGTCGACAGCGCTTTGCCCCCATCAACAGCTGGCCCGACAACGCGAACCTCGACAAGGCCAGGCGGCTGCTCCTGCCCATCAAGCAGAAGTACGGCCGGAAGATATCCTGGGCCGACCTGATGATTCTCGCCGGGAACGTCGCCATCGAGTCGATGGGGTTCAAGACGTTCGGCTACGCCGGCGGTCGCGAGGACGCCTTCGAGGAGGACAAGGCCGTCAACTGGGGCCCCGAAGACGAGATGGACACCCAGGAGCGGTTCGACGAGCCCGGAGAGATACAGGAGGGGCTCGGTGCCTCCGTGATGGGTCTCATCTACGTGAACCCGGAAGGGCCGGACGGTAACCCGGACCCGGAGGCCTCCGCGAAGAACATCCGACAGACGTTCGACCGCATGGCGATGAACGACAAGGAGACGGCCGCGCTCATCGCCGGCGGCCACACCTTCGGGAAGGTCCACGGTGCCGACGACCCCGACGAGAACCTCGGCCCCGAGCCCGAAGCAGCCCCCATCGAGCAGCAGGGCCTCGGGTGGCAGAACAAGAACGGGAACAGCAAAGGCGGCGAGATGATAACGAGCGGTATCGAAGGGCCGTGGACCCAGTCCCCGACCGAGTGGGACATGGGCTACATCAACAACCTGCTCGAATACGAGTGGGAGCCCGAGAAAGGCCCCGGCGGCGCGTGGCAGTGGGCCCCCAAGAGCGAGGAGCTGAAAAACAGCGTCCCGGACGCCCACGACCCGGACGAGACGCAGACGCCGATGATGCTGACGACGGACATCGCGCTCAAGCGGGACCCCGACTACCGGGAGATAATGGAGACCTTCCAGGACAACCCCATGGAGTTCGGGATGAACTTCGCGAAGGCCTGGTACAAGCTGACCCACCGCGACATGGGGCCGCCCGAGCGGTTCCTCGGGCCGGAGGTCCCCGACGAGGAGATGCTCTGGCAGGACCCGCTCCCGGACGCCGACTACGACTTGGTCGGTGACGAGGCGGTCGCCGAGCTCAAAGCCGACATCCTCGACTCGGACCTCTCGGTCACCCAACTCGTCAAGACCGCGTGGGCGTCGGCGTCGACCTACCGCGACAGCGACAAGCGCGGCGGGGCCAACGGCGCTCGCGTCCGGCTCGAACCCCAGAAGAGCTGGGAAGTCAACGAGCCCGAAGAGTTGGAGACGGTCCTGGAGACGCTCGAAGACATCCAAGAGGCGTTCAACAGTGCGCAGACCGACGACACGCGCGTCTCGCTCGCGGACCTGATTGTCCTGGGCGGGAACGCGGCCGTCGAGCAGGCGGCGGCCGACGCCGGCTACGACATCGAGATACCGTTCGAGCCGGGCCGAGTGGACGCGACGCCGGACCAGACCGACGTGGAGTCGTTCGAAGCGCTCAAGCCGAAGGTCGACGGGTTCCGGAACTACATCGGAGACGACGTCGCGCGACCGGCCGAGGAAGTGCTGGTCGACAACGCGGACCTGCTGAACCTGACGGCCTCGGAGATGACGGCCCTGGTCGGCGGGATGCGCTCGCTGGGCGCGACCTATCAGGACACCGACCTCGGCGTGTTCACCGACGAGCCGGGGACGCTGACCAACGACTTCTTCGTGAACCTGCTCGACATGGGCACGGAGTGGGAGCCGGCGTCGGACGGCGGCCGCGTCTACGAGGGGTACGACCGCGACACCGGCGACCGCAAGTGGGAGGCCACGCGAATCGACCTCATCTTCGGGTCGAGCGACCGGCTACGGGCCATCTCGGAGGTCTACGGTTCCGCCGACGCCGAAGAGAAGCTCGTGCACGACTTCGCCGACGCCTGGAGCAAGGTCATGCGGCTCGACCGGTTCGACCTCGAATAG
- a CDS encoding FUN14 domain-containing protein — protein sequence MDEFVLQLDGLGLQQMGLEFGGGGLIGGIIGFAAKKVAKLIAVIVGIELALFKFLETRGILEVNWNAIGGAAQNATGTAGDAAAAQPPSWVMSLLSALPVSAGFTAGFLVGFKKG from the coding sequence ATGGACGAGTTCGTACTGCAACTGGACGGGCTGGGCCTCCAGCAGATGGGGCTGGAGTTCGGCGGCGGCGGTCTCATCGGTGGCATCATCGGGTTCGCCGCCAAGAAGGTCGCCAAGCTCATCGCCGTCATCGTCGGTATCGAGTTGGCGCTGTTCAAATTCCTGGAGACGCGGGGCATCCTCGAAGTGAACTGGAACGCAATCGGCGGGGCCGCACAGAACGCGACCGGCACCGCCGGGGACGCGGCGGCCGCGCAGCCGCCGTCTTGGGTCATGTCGCTGCTCTCGGCGCTGCCGGTCAGCGCCGGGTTCACGGCCGGGTTCCTGGTCGGGTTCAAGAAGGGGTAA